From one Mycolicibacterium sp. HK-90 genomic stretch:
- a CDS encoding amino acid permease: MKPSSRVEVGLTRQLSRRKPPHNIIPGEAHATQLKRSIGTFQLTMFGVGATIGTGIFFVLSMVVPVAGPSVIVSFIIAGIAAGLAAICYAELASCIPVSGSAYSYAYATLGELVAVVVAACLVLEYGVSTSATAVSWSQYLNKLIENLLGFRIPEALSASPFDADPGIINLPAMVLILSCALLLIRGATESVLVNTIMVLLKVGVLIVFVIVGFTAFTSGNLVPFAPHGVAGIGAATGTIFFSYVGLDALATAGEEVKNPKKTLPRAFIYALAIIMVVYILVALVAVAAQPWEQFEGQQAGLSQILENIVGASWPGTIIAAGAVISIASVTLVTLYAQTRILFAMGRDGMVPAAFARVHPKSQTPVFATIVVTVIVALLAATVPLDDLADLVSIGTLVAFIVVSAGVILLRRTDPDLPRAFKVPGYPVTPILAILACGYVLSTLHWVTFAWFTAWAGAAVVFYLLWGRRHSKLATDPQSDNTVLYSEAPK, translated from the coding sequence ATGAAGCCATCCAGCCGGGTCGAAGTCGGTCTTACACGCCAACTAAGTCGCCGAAAACCGCCCCACAACATCATTCCCGGCGAGGCGCACGCTACTCAGCTCAAACGGTCTATCGGCACGTTCCAGCTCACGATGTTCGGTGTGGGCGCCACCATTGGAACCGGCATCTTCTTCGTGCTCAGCATGGTCGTTCCAGTCGCTGGCCCATCGGTCATCGTGTCGTTCATCATCGCGGGTATCGCCGCGGGGCTCGCCGCTATCTGTTATGCCGAACTTGCATCCTGCATTCCGGTGTCAGGGTCGGCATACTCGTATGCATACGCGACCCTGGGCGAGCTTGTCGCTGTCGTCGTCGCGGCCTGCCTCGTCCTGGAATATGGTGTGTCTACGTCTGCGACAGCAGTCAGCTGGAGTCAGTATCTGAACAAGCTGATCGAGAATCTGCTCGGATTTCGAATCCCAGAAGCGTTGTCGGCGTCGCCATTTGATGCTGATCCCGGCATCATCAACCTCCCCGCGATGGTGCTGATCTTGTCTTGCGCGCTATTGCTCATCCGTGGCGCCACCGAGTCTGTTCTTGTGAATACCATCATGGTGTTACTGAAGGTGGGAGTGCTAATCGTATTCGTTATCGTTGGCTTCACCGCTTTCACCTCGGGCAACCTGGTCCCGTTCGCACCCCACGGTGTTGCGGGTATCGGCGCAGCCACCGGAACGATCTTCTTTTCGTACGTCGGACTTGATGCCCTGGCAACCGCAGGCGAGGAGGTCAAGAACCCGAAAAAGACGCTGCCGCGCGCGTTCATCTACGCCCTGGCCATCATCATGGTGGTCTACATCCTCGTGGCACTGGTCGCTGTCGCTGCCCAACCCTGGGAGCAGTTTGAGGGACAACAAGCCGGCCTCTCCCAGATCTTGGAAAACATCGTGGGCGCCTCCTGGCCCGGCACCATAATCGCCGCGGGGGCGGTGATCTCGATTGCATCGGTCACGCTGGTCACGCTATACGCACAAACTCGCATCCTGTTTGCGATGGGCCGCGACGGCATGGTGCCCGCAGCGTTTGCACGAGTACATCCCAAGAGCCAAACACCGGTATTCGCAACGATTGTCGTCACGGTCATTGTCGCCCTTCTCGCGGCCACCGTCCCACTCGACGATCTCGCGGACCTCGTGTCGATCGGAACCCTGGTGGCATTCATCGTCGTGTCCGCTGGGGTCATCCTCCTGCGTCGTACCGATCCCGACTTGCCGCGAGCATTCAAGGTGCCCGGCTACCCTGTCACTCCGATCCTGGCGATCCTCGCCTGCGGATATGTTCTGTCCACCCTGCACTGGGTCACATTCGCCTGGTTCACGGCGTGGGCTGGCGCGGCAGTTGTGTTCTACCTCCTATGGGGGCGCCGGCACTCGAAACTCGCTACTGACCCTCAATCGGACAACACAGTGCTCTATTCCGAGGCTCCAAAGTGA
- the hisD gene encoding histidinol dehydrogenase → MATTVATMIHDIRLRGDDAVREYSARLDDYDPKSFRMSPKDIENVMKRVPRQTLEDIRTVQANVRRFAELQLESLRDFESEVQPGIILGQKNIPVDAVGAYIPGGRYPLLASAHMTIVTAKVAGVPRVAAATPAPGGEIPDASIAAMHLAGADEIYLLGGVQAVAAMALGTQTVKPVDILAGPGNAYVAEAKRQLFGEVGIDLFAGPTEVLIIADADADPFVVAVDLLSQAEHGPDSPAILITTSQPLAEQVAVEIDRLLPGMSTGAIAGAAWRDHGQIIVVDTLNDAFELSDEFASEHVQVLTAAPREALDKLRNYGALFLGDKTCVSYGDKVIGTNHVLPTRGAARYTGGLWVGMFMKTVTYQEVRTQDATAALGELLGRAARAENFEGHARSGDIRACVPGQRPRWAH, encoded by the coding sequence GTGGCCACCACCGTCGCAACGATGATTCACGACATCCGGCTTCGCGGAGATGACGCCGTCCGCGAGTACTCCGCTCGTCTGGATGACTACGATCCTAAATCATTTCGCATGTCGCCCAAAGATATTGAAAACGTAATGAAACGCGTTCCGAGGCAGACGTTGGAAGATATCCGCACCGTCCAGGCGAATGTGCGCCGGTTCGCGGAACTCCAGCTGGAGTCACTGCGTGATTTCGAATCCGAGGTGCAGCCCGGAATCATTTTGGGGCAGAAGAATATTCCGGTTGATGCGGTTGGTGCATACATTCCCGGGGGGCGCTACCCGCTGCTCGCTTCGGCACATATGACAATCGTGACAGCGAAGGTCGCAGGAGTGCCCCGAGTCGCCGCAGCGACCCCGGCTCCGGGAGGAGAAATTCCGGATGCGTCCATTGCGGCAATGCACCTCGCGGGCGCAGATGAGATCTACCTCCTTGGCGGCGTGCAAGCCGTCGCCGCGATGGCCTTGGGTACACAGACCGTCAAGCCAGTGGATATCCTTGCAGGGCCGGGTAATGCATATGTCGCAGAGGCGAAGCGACAACTATTCGGTGAGGTTGGCATCGATCTGTTCGCAGGTCCGACCGAAGTTCTGATCATCGCCGATGCTGACGCCGACCCTTTCGTTGTGGCCGTCGACCTCCTCAGCCAGGCTGAGCACGGGCCGGATTCGCCGGCGATTCTCATTACGACGTCCCAGCCTCTGGCCGAGCAGGTCGCGGTCGAAATCGACCGGTTGCTGCCGGGGATGTCTACCGGCGCTATAGCCGGGGCAGCCTGGCGCGACCATGGGCAGATCATCGTCGTCGATACGCTGAACGATGCATTCGAACTCAGTGACGAGTTCGCTAGTGAGCACGTCCAGGTACTAACCGCTGCGCCGCGCGAGGCGCTGGATAAGCTGCGCAATTACGGTGCTCTGTTCCTTGGCGACAAGACGTGTGTCTCCTACGGAGACAAAGTCATTGGCACAAATCATGTACTGCCCACCCGAGGTGCCGCCCGTTACACCGGTGGTTTGTGGGTGGGAATGTTCATGAAGACTGTTACCTACCAAGAGGTTCGCACGCAGGACGCCACGGCCGCTCTTGGTGAGTTGCTTGGACGAGCCGCTCGTGCTGAGAACTTCGAAGGCCACGCCCGATCGGGTGACATCCGTGCCTGCGTACCCGGTCAACGCCCTAGATGGGCGCACTAG
- a CDS encoding aspartate ammonia-lyase, whose translation MGALEMGAQRCAEDRIERDHLGEVSIPAGSLWGVNTYRALENFTAGSEKLGEYPILVAALAAVKQAAAQTNADLKLLSPSVSSAIIGSCEEIRAGSHLDQFPIEMLQGGAGTSTNMNVNEVIANLALIRLGAQPGEYHVVGPNEHVNLGQSTNDVYPAALKLAVLEYGLALIRGIQHLQAAFGRKAVQFAGQVKVGRTQLQDAVLMTLGQEFGAYAESMREEVTSMTRALAGMREHHLGGTAIGTGVNADPRYGELVTRHLRDITGVDTSTAPDLIEATQDVGSFVTVSGALKRVAIKLSKCCNDLRLLSSGPRAGLNEVTLPPRQAGSSIMPGKVNPVIPELVNQIAFDVVGADTTITLAAEAGQLQLNAFEPVIGYSLLKGLARVERGCVILADRCIDGIEANSERLNLMVEASLAPATLLSRVIGYRAAAEIAQHALMTGSSVRDVALDRAVLSSAELDDVIGSAALNNSTGIR comes from the coding sequence ATGGGCGCACTAGAGATGGGCGCCCAGCGGTGTGCTGAGGATCGCATAGAGCGCGACCACCTCGGCGAAGTATCAATTCCGGCCGGCTCGCTGTGGGGCGTCAATACCTACCGCGCGCTCGAGAACTTCACCGCAGGCTCGGAGAAGTTAGGCGAATATCCCATCCTTGTCGCGGCGTTAGCTGCTGTGAAACAGGCAGCCGCACAGACGAATGCGGACCTCAAGTTGCTGTCACCGTCCGTGAGTTCAGCTATCATCGGGTCTTGCGAGGAAATTCGCGCGGGCAGCCATTTGGACCAGTTCCCGATCGAAATGCTACAGGGCGGTGCGGGCACCTCAACCAACATGAACGTCAACGAGGTCATCGCGAATCTTGCTCTGATCCGGCTCGGAGCCCAACCCGGTGAATATCACGTGGTCGGACCGAACGAGCATGTCAATCTCGGGCAATCGACCAACGATGTCTATCCCGCGGCGCTCAAGCTCGCGGTCTTGGAATACGGACTCGCCCTGATCAGGGGCATTCAGCACCTGCAAGCGGCTTTCGGGCGCAAGGCAGTCCAGTTCGCGGGTCAGGTGAAGGTCGGTCGAACGCAGTTGCAGGACGCGGTGCTGATGACGCTTGGGCAAGAGTTCGGTGCTTACGCGGAGTCGATGCGTGAAGAAGTGACTTCGATGACGCGGGCACTGGCAGGCATGCGGGAACACCATCTCGGTGGCACGGCGATCGGCACTGGAGTCAACGCCGACCCACGATACGGCGAGCTTGTAACCCGCCATCTTCGCGACATCACGGGGGTAGATACGTCGACGGCACCCGACTTGATCGAGGCCACCCAAGACGTCGGATCGTTCGTCACGGTGTCGGGCGCGCTCAAACGTGTAGCCATCAAACTGTCGAAGTGCTGCAACGATTTGCGGTTGCTTTCGTCGGGTCCGAGGGCCGGGTTGAACGAAGTCACACTTCCACCACGGCAAGCGGGCTCGAGCATCATGCCGGGCAAAGTCAATCCTGTAATCCCCGAACTGGTCAATCAGATCGCGTTCGATGTCGTCGGAGCAGATACCACGATCACACTTGCCGCTGAGGCCGGCCAGTTGCAGCTCAACGCTTTTGAGCCAGTCATCGGGTATTCGCTGTTGAAGGGCTTGGCACGTGTGGAACGCGGCTGTGTCATCCTGGCGGACAGGTGCATTGACGGTATCGAGGCCAATTCCGAACGTCTCAACTTGATGGTCGAAGCCAGCCTGGCTCCAGCGACCCTCCTGAGCCGTGTCATCGGGTACCGCGCCGCCGCTGAGATCGCCCAACACGCACTGATGACGGGTTCATCAGTTCGCGACGTTGCCCTCGACCGTGCTGTGCTCTCCTCTGCCGAACTTGACGACGTCATCGGCAGCGCCGCGCTCAATAACAGCACCGGAATCCGATAG
- a CDS encoding Zn-dependent alcohol dehydrogenase, which produces MRAAVWHGAEAPVTIEDVTLDAPGPNEVRVKIAAAGVCHSDLHIIRQDWGGIAAPMVLGHEGSGTVTEVGRDVTDLSPGDHVVLSWIAPCNACNACHDGRPTQCLTHANTVSAGGVLHDGTSRLHRQNGGTLFHYSGVSSFAEDVVVPASGAIKVRDDAPLEIIALVGCAVATGVGSVLNVAQVRPGSTVLIVGCGGVGLNVAQGARIAGAKTIVAIDVVKEKTQRALELGATHALVAPMDGDHQSQAGLMSQIRRLLPNGADYAFDAIGGKQTAEQCLNALAVGGAAVMVGIPKSGLTAEFEPQKLVDLDQRIIGANYGGIVPAVDIPRLVDLYMDGTLLLDPLVSHRRPLDEAADALNDLQAGTALRQLLIP; this is translated from the coding sequence ATGCGCGCAGCGGTTTGGCACGGCGCGGAAGCACCCGTAACGATCGAGGACGTGACCTTGGACGCGCCCGGTCCCAACGAAGTCCGGGTGAAGATCGCCGCGGCAGGAGTGTGCCATTCGGATCTCCACATCATCCGGCAGGACTGGGGCGGCATCGCCGCCCCGATGGTGCTTGGACACGAAGGAAGCGGAACTGTAACCGAGGTCGGCCGAGACGTCACCGATCTGTCACCAGGCGATCACGTAGTGCTGTCGTGGATCGCGCCCTGCAATGCATGCAACGCGTGCCACGACGGTCGGCCTACCCAGTGCCTCACCCATGCGAACACAGTTTCCGCCGGGGGCGTTCTGCATGACGGGACAAGCAGATTGCACCGCCAGAACGGGGGCACTCTCTTTCACTACAGTGGCGTGTCTTCCTTTGCGGAGGACGTCGTGGTGCCGGCGAGCGGCGCCATCAAGGTAAGAGATGACGCTCCGCTTGAAATCATCGCGTTGGTGGGATGTGCGGTAGCCACGGGTGTAGGAAGTGTACTCAATGTTGCCCAGGTGCGACCCGGGTCGACTGTGTTGATCGTGGGCTGTGGCGGGGTCGGGCTCAATGTTGCTCAGGGCGCCCGTATCGCGGGTGCCAAGACCATTGTCGCCATCGATGTGGTCAAGGAGAAGACTCAGAGGGCACTTGAGCTAGGTGCTACCCATGCGTTGGTGGCTCCAATGGACGGCGACCACCAGTCGCAGGCTGGCCTGATGTCTCAGATTCGGCGCCTTTTGCCAAATGGCGCCGACTACGCCTTTGATGCAATCGGTGGTAAGCAGACGGCAGAGCAATGCCTGAATGCATTGGCAGTCGGTGGGGCAGCGGTCATGGTGGGTATTCCGAAATCTGGTCTCACTGCGGAGTTTGAACCGCAGAAGCTAGTCGATCTTGACCAACGCATCATCGGAGCGAACTATGGCGGGATTGTCCCTGCGGTCGACATTCCGCGCCTCGTAGACCTCTATATGGACGGGACGTTGCTGCTCGATCCACTCGTCAGTCATCGCCGACCGCTGGACGAAGCAGCCGATGCCCTGAACGACTTGCAGGCAGGAACGGCGCTTCGCCAGCTACTGATCCCTTAG
- a CDS encoding gamma-aminobutyraldehyde dehydrogenase — protein MSHTQNFVGGAWTDSHADNYIDLINPATEECYGSVPNSDARDVDAAFAAAEKGYAIWRDSTPSERQRALLKIADDIEARAEEFADAESLDTGKPRSNLVEEEILLSVDQIRFFAGAARHLEGLSSGEYLRGHTSSIRREPIGVVAQIAPWNFPLNMATWKFAPAIAAGNATVLKPSETTPSTALLLAEVVAEHLPPGVFNLVLGGRETGRAMVDHKSPQLISITGSTRAGMEVARSAAGDLKRLHLELGGNAPVVIFGDAEIDCAVTTVVETAFFNAGQDCTAATRILVHESIYDDVVSKLTAETQASARTGPPSDPMTVFGPLNNRNQYQHVSDLIATLPQHATVTTGGAATPGKGYYYEATVVAGVRQEDRIVQQEIFGPVVTVQPFQDEADAVRLANGVDYGLSSSVWTRDHARALRMSRALDFGCVWINTHIPVVAEMPHGGFKHSGYGKDLSSYAYDDYTRIKHVMSNIER, from the coding sequence ATGTCCCACACACAGAACTTCGTCGGTGGGGCGTGGACGGATTCACACGCCGACAACTACATCGATCTGATCAACCCGGCGACCGAGGAATGCTACGGATCTGTTCCGAACTCGGATGCCCGGGACGTCGACGCGGCGTTCGCCGCCGCTGAGAAGGGCTATGCCATTTGGCGCGATTCGACACCAAGTGAACGGCAGCGAGCCTTGCTGAAGATCGCTGACGATATCGAAGCCCGCGCCGAAGAGTTCGCCGATGCCGAGTCGCTTGACACGGGCAAGCCGCGATCAAACCTCGTTGAGGAAGAGATCCTGTTGTCCGTTGATCAGATCCGGTTCTTCGCCGGTGCCGCACGCCACTTAGAGGGGTTGTCCAGCGGCGAATATCTAAGAGGCCACACATCATCGATCCGGCGGGAACCAATCGGCGTTGTCGCACAGATCGCACCGTGGAATTTCCCGCTCAACATGGCAACCTGGAAGTTCGCCCCCGCGATTGCGGCTGGCAACGCCACCGTCCTCAAACCGTCTGAAACCACACCATCGACGGCTCTCCTTCTAGCCGAGGTTGTGGCTGAACATCTCCCTCCCGGCGTGTTCAATCTGGTTCTCGGTGGCCGAGAGACGGGCAGGGCAATGGTCGACCACAAGTCCCCGCAACTCATCTCGATCACCGGATCAACGCGAGCCGGTATGGAGGTAGCCCGGTCCGCTGCAGGAGATCTAAAACGGCTCCACTTGGAACTCGGCGGCAATGCCCCCGTCGTAATTTTCGGTGATGCCGAAATCGATTGTGCCGTCACCACCGTCGTCGAGACCGCGTTTTTCAACGCAGGACAAGACTGTACTGCCGCAACACGGATTCTGGTCCATGAATCGATCTACGATGACGTCGTCAGCAAGCTCACCGCCGAGACGCAGGCATCGGCCCGCACGGGCCCTCCGTCAGACCCAATGACGGTGTTCGGTCCCCTCAACAACAGGAATCAATACCAACACGTGAGCGATCTGATCGCTACCCTCCCGCAACACGCCACAGTGACCACCGGAGGCGCCGCAACACCTGGCAAGGGCTACTACTACGAGGCCACCGTGGTAGCTGGCGTACGCCAGGAAGACCGCATCGTTCAACAAGAGATCTTCGGACCTGTCGTCACCGTGCAACCATTCCAGGACGAGGCCGACGCCGTGCGACTGGCCAACGGCGTCGACTATGGTTTGTCCTCGTCGGTGTGGACACGAGACCACGCCCGGGCGTTGCGCATGTCCCGCGCTTTGGATTTCGGCTGCGTATGGATCAACACGCATATCCCCGTGGTGGCCGAAATGCCCCACGGAGGATTCAAACACTCCGGGTACGGCAAGGATCTGTCGAGCTACGCTTACGACGATTACACCCGCATCAAACATGTGATGTCCAACATCGAACGCTGA
- a CDS encoding LysR family transcriptional regulator, with the protein MTITLGQLEAFVHAVQLKSFTAAADALKMSQPAISDLIRRLESEVGTTLFQRGGRALVVTEAGYELFPYAERSVSSAREGAAAIRALLSLDGGTATFGLLRNADYYLRTDLVRRFRELYPNVRVRLVGQNSVESAAAVATGTVEAALVTLPIDDLGLDVMPIARDEVVYVTADAARAAVPATVEDLCSRPIVLYDAHYAHNDPARRQLNDRAQLIGRRVTPVIEVEYLPTALSLVAEGFGDTIACRAAIDSEIAPRSLHVVSFSEPLYDTLALIKRDGKVLSPATKELARLAYDALHRHQASAEGTAELLESASGTGFAQWASAGSSHKQT; encoded by the coding sequence ATGACGATCACGCTTGGCCAGCTTGAAGCTTTCGTGCACGCAGTGCAGCTCAAGAGCTTCACCGCCGCAGCTGACGCGCTTAAGATGAGCCAGCCGGCGATCTCGGACTTGATTCGGCGGTTGGAGTCTGAAGTCGGCACCACGTTGTTCCAACGTGGTGGACGTGCTCTTGTTGTCACTGAGGCTGGGTACGAACTGTTCCCTTACGCGGAACGTTCAGTGTCCTCGGCCCGCGAGGGTGCGGCAGCTATTCGAGCCCTACTCTCCTTGGACGGTGGTACCGCCACGTTCGGATTACTGCGCAATGCCGATTATTACCTTCGCACCGACCTTGTTCGGCGATTTCGGGAGCTCTATCCCAATGTGAGGGTGAGGCTGGTTGGGCAAAACAGCGTCGAAAGCGCTGCCGCGGTCGCTACCGGAACGGTCGAGGCGGCGCTGGTCACTCTGCCAATCGATGACCTCGGCTTGGATGTAATGCCCATCGCTCGCGATGAGGTCGTCTATGTGACAGCCGATGCCGCCAGGGCGGCCGTTCCCGCCACGGTCGAGGACTTGTGTAGTCGCCCGATCGTGCTGTACGACGCGCACTACGCTCACAATGATCCTGCTCGGCGCCAGCTCAACGATCGTGCGCAGCTGATCGGCCGCCGTGTCACCCCCGTCATCGAGGTGGAGTATCTGCCGACGGCACTCTCGCTAGTTGCAGAGGGGTTTGGAGACACCATCGCCTGCCGCGCCGCTATCGACAGCGAGATCGCCCCTAGGAGCCTTCACGTCGTGAGCTTCTCCGAACCTCTCTATGACACTCTCGCGTTGATCAAGCGTGACGGGAAGGTTCTGTCGCCGGCGACCAAGGAACTCGCGCGCTTGGCATACGATGCGTTGCACCGGCATCAGGCTTCGGCGGAAGGCACCGCCGAATTGTTGGAGAGCGCCTCGGGAACTGGCTTCGCACAGTGGGCTTCGGCGGGTTCGTCGCATAAGCAAACCTGA
- a CDS encoding APC family permease, with the protein MGLFRSWAAAFGFVSIATGIFTAYGAMLKTSGFAGIWTWIIVAVGQFAVAVIFGLLASRIPMTGYAYQWVSRLTNPVLGWIMGWLSFAFLTIVVVAVDYTVASTILPALIGPMTGGDSWMITALIMVIQFSLVATSTRMSLRVNSIAVVFELLGVVGLILLLFGAGFINHGFHFENLWSTAPIPSDGYLSIGTLTEVGPWILATLLGSFTIVGFETAANLAEETNNPKQTVPKAMMISVGSVGVLGMLLLIVVTSLAGDAEQLAQSSSPVADVVAAHLGSLMGRVLLGAIIVSIFSCGLMIMLSNSRLVWAMSRDERFPGWQVLSKLSPKFQTPLAAATTVFVLSQLILAIFANQPDALFILFAAGSLIPALIYAGTVAMYIAKRRVLPPASADAFHLPAFVEFGAVGIASCWLAYELSVFRDRSFTIPWVYVLLMVAIGSVYLAYLLLKKGGPRGLVMPDLSSIDAGFDGPHGVASSRHPNQ; encoded by the coding sequence ATGGGGCTGTTCCGTTCGTGGGCAGCGGCTTTCGGCTTCGTTTCTATCGCAACGGGTATCTTCACTGCCTATGGGGCGATGTTGAAGACGTCGGGATTCGCCGGGATCTGGACCTGGATAATCGTCGCCGTCGGCCAGTTTGCTGTCGCTGTCATCTTCGGGCTACTCGCCAGTCGGATACCTATGACGGGTTACGCCTACCAGTGGGTGTCCCGGCTCACCAATCCTGTGCTGGGCTGGATCATGGGCTGGCTGTCGTTTGCATTCCTCACGATTGTTGTTGTAGCGGTTGATTACACCGTTGCTTCGACGATTCTGCCGGCGTTGATAGGACCGATGACGGGGGGCGACTCCTGGATGATCACAGCCCTGATCATGGTGATTCAGTTCAGCTTGGTGGCCACATCCACGCGAATGTCACTTCGGGTCAACAGTATCGCTGTCGTCTTCGAGTTGCTTGGTGTGGTGGGGCTAATTCTCCTCTTGTTCGGCGCCGGGTTCATCAATCACGGTTTCCACTTCGAGAATCTCTGGAGCACAGCTCCAATTCCGTCAGATGGGTACCTGTCGATCGGAACGTTGACAGAAGTCGGGCCTTGGATTTTGGCAACGTTGTTGGGCTCCTTCACGATTGTAGGGTTCGAAACAGCGGCAAACCTGGCCGAGGAAACCAATAACCCGAAGCAGACAGTTCCCAAGGCCATGATGATCTCCGTCGGTAGCGTCGGCGTACTTGGAATGCTGCTGCTGATTGTGGTCACGTCGCTCGCCGGCGACGCTGAACAACTCGCGCAATCATCCTCGCCGGTGGCCGATGTGGTTGCGGCACATCTCGGGTCCCTCATGGGCCGAGTGTTGCTCGGTGCAATCATCGTGTCGATCTTCTCTTGCGGGTTGATGATCATGCTGAGCAACAGCCGACTGGTGTGGGCGATGTCGCGAGACGAGCGATTCCCTGGATGGCAGGTGTTGTCGAAGCTGTCTCCGAAGTTTCAAACACCTCTTGCCGCTGCGACAACAGTCTTCGTGCTTTCCCAGCTGATATTGGCTATCTTCGCCAATCAACCTGACGCTCTGTTCATCCTGTTCGCGGCCGGAAGTCTGATCCCGGCACTGATTTACGCCGGCACGGTCGCCATGTACATCGCCAAGCGACGGGTCCTTCCGCCGGCTTCGGCCGACGCCTTTCATCTGCCGGCATTCGTCGAATTCGGCGCAGTTGGGATCGCCTCGTGTTGGCTGGCCTATGAACTCTCTGTATTCCGCGACCGGTCCTTCACAATCCCGTGGGTGTACGTGCTGCTGATGGTTGCCATTGGCTCGGTCTATCTCGCCTACTTGCTCCTCAAGAAGGGCGGCCCACGCGGGTTGGTCATGCCCGATCTGTCCTCCATCGATGCTGGCTTCGACGGACCGCACGGTGTGGCAAGCTCAAGACATCCAAATCAGTAA
- a CDS encoding NAD-binding protein: MSRTCSETDPMPGIATAGESVADTYLILGDTAVAKRTLSALRRQRRRVTHLPAPSDDELRAALEVRRRGVAVLTHNDVTSLRYALVVAHVGSDTPLVVTIFDRTIGDELKTLLPQCHVTSPADLAAPPLTGPCLRRRLLAASRSADGLVRTIESRNGQPVALIAERQRVPRWHILLTHLTGLLRTPDKGTRLLLTGLAGLLTLLVVDWAVLVGCGHRGIVQGFHEAVSVIATVGPASEIHDIPAYSVFAALAMLAAIAFTAMFTAGIVDRILGPRLHGLLGPRVVPHSGHVIVIGLGQVGLRLCRELLSLGIPVVGVERDRNAANLRLVRPLRLPVVIGHGTDRRLLEKVGIHRARAVAAVGSDDLDNIAVAIAVARVAPSRRVVIRAGEHEAIAETRSLFPLGIVRDVASLSAAYVVARLLDYRPLSVISDDTEFFIEVSPGTFHRVGASPAPESMDAPHRSDTQTAQTV; the protein is encoded by the coding sequence ATGTCCCGCACCTGCAGTGAAACCGATCCGATGCCCGGCATCGCAACAGCAGGTGAGTCCGTCGCTGACACGTACCTGATCCTCGGGGATACGGCGGTCGCCAAGCGCACTCTGTCCGCGCTACGCCGTCAGCGCCGGCGAGTGACTCACTTGCCAGCGCCCAGCGACGATGAACTCCGGGCAGCGTTGGAGGTGCGGCGCCGCGGTGTCGCGGTGCTGACGCACAACGACGTGACCTCATTGCGATACGCACTTGTGGTCGCCCACGTTGGCAGCGATACTCCGCTTGTTGTAACTATTTTCGACCGCACAATCGGGGATGAGCTCAAAACGTTGCTGCCCCAGTGTCATGTCACCTCACCTGCGGATCTCGCTGCACCACCACTCACCGGACCCTGTCTACGGCGCAGGCTGCTGGCGGCATCCCGCAGCGCCGACGGGCTCGTTCGCACCATCGAGTCCCGCAATGGTCAACCCGTCGCACTTATTGCCGAACGGCAACGAGTCCCCCGGTGGCACATCCTGCTAACGCACCTCACAGGTCTGCTTCGCACCCCCGACAAAGGCACGCGTCTACTCCTGACAGGCCTCGCTGGGCTTCTGACCCTGCTCGTTGTCGACTGGGCGGTGCTCGTCGGTTGCGGTCACCGCGGCATAGTGCAGGGGTTCCACGAGGCGGTCAGCGTGATCGCCACAGTGGGACCGGCAAGCGAGATACACGACATCCCGGCCTACTCTGTCTTCGCGGCGCTAGCCATGCTTGCCGCCATCGCGTTCACGGCGATGTTCACGGCAGGCATCGTGGACCGCATCCTGGGTCCTCGACTGCACGGCCTCCTCGGTCCGCGTGTAGTGCCGCACTCCGGGCACGTCATTGTCATCGGCCTCGGACAGGTTGGTCTGCGGCTGTGCCGGGAACTGCTCTCACTAGGAATTCCGGTAGTGGGCGTCGAACGCGATCGCAACGCAGCCAATCTGCGTCTGGTACGCCCTCTACGACTGCCTGTCGTCATCGGGCACGGCACCGATCGTCGACTACTAGAGAAGGTCGGTATCCACCGAGCCCGCGCCGTCGCCGCCGTCGGTTCAGACGACCTCGACAACATCGCCGTCGCCATTGCGGTGGCGAGGGTGGCTCCGTCTCGCCGTGTCGTAATCCGAGCAGGTGAACACGAGGCGATCGCTGAGACGCGATCGTTGTTTCCGTTGGGCATCGTCCGCGATGTAGCCAGTCTCAGCGCGGCGTATGTCGTCGCGCGTCTACTGGATTATCGGCCGCTATCCGTGATCAGCGACGACACCGAATTCTTCATCGAGGTGTCCCCCGGAACTTTTCATCGGGTAGGCGCGAGCCCAGCCCCTGAGAGTATGGATGCTCCGCACCGCTCCGACACTCAGACAGCGCAGACGGTTTGA